One Yimella lutea DNA window includes the following coding sequences:
- a CDS encoding helicase-related protein, producing MPSLQDAYRTRDFVVRRLEEDLLGGEFDQELSEKPMSRFVVGVLYPDTSFSSVATPDTPEADQVDTSNDGNAGASVTEGLDDPVVSLARVRYPRTMGLTFAGDPTQGRTVTLTVTAARYRQIASEPDERWVREEVAPDPIEIDLTVPANRDVELVPGLDLRIVVRQADDEVVAVTVALVNSAVAEPGDKDGACWFRPCITVSAPEGVLCARRETVVAGLDDDEVKAQHLLFSDVKSYAIGHGCAVEWDDAQATSISTTFLPRHELLLSDPGGLDSVDLRMTHLADSTTFGELESLVEDYRRWIDGLSDDDLSADDSNALDRHKTEAGAAADRMLRGINLLRTNDDVRQAFRLMNLAMAQQRSRQEFHRNGGIGDPSQADVEKAGWRPFQIAFILVNLEGLAVADSAERELADLLWFPTGGGKTEAYLGLVAISIMLRRIRDPKAAGVSVLMRYTLRLLTLQQYQRATGLICALEDLRLRELPTTKPISIGLWVGQASTPNKLEDANRALRRANRHNPADDVEDAADPVQLRQCPWCGTELTHKQYKVAYGRMTVSCRNTGCRFHNELPVWIVDEDVYRERPSLLIGTVDKFAMMPWKRDVGNLFGTEGSTTGSHADPPPDLIVQDELHLISGPLGTVVGLYETAVDAACSRPHRPKVVASTATIRRATDQVRAVFAREARQFPPPGRTYRHSYFAVEAPKEVKGSREYVGVMGAGTSHTTVMVRVYASLLQSAAAVGADDETADLYWTLLGYFNSLRVLGGAFIQVIDDVPMEMQVIANRRGEDRRELADPREMTSRKKSSEIPEELKILEKQRGEVDAADTVLATNMISVGVDVDRLGLMAVMGQPQTTAEYIQATSRVGRRMPGLVVTMFNAARSRDLSHYENFAGYHRMLYRHVEATGATPFAPRARDRALHGVLVSMARLTIKAAAPDQAAGKIEDWKQELEHCVDEIVRRVDVVRSGSSYSPDDESPDKVRDELDELIGNWMNDAYKIDHYPGWFDKRVGALIQEASRAVSADDDVSPNFPVTETPWPTLTSMRDVDAESTLFFVRTRGRSSRER from the coding sequence ATGCCATCACTTCAGGACGCATACAGGACAAGGGACTTCGTCGTCCGAAGGCTCGAGGAAGATCTCCTCGGTGGTGAGTTCGACCAGGAACTCAGCGAAAAGCCGATGTCACGGTTCGTCGTCGGCGTGCTCTACCCCGACACGAGTTTTTCGTCGGTGGCCACTCCAGACACCCCCGAGGCCGATCAGGTCGACACTTCGAACGACGGGAACGCCGGCGCATCGGTGACCGAGGGACTCGACGACCCGGTCGTCTCACTTGCTCGGGTGAGGTACCCGCGCACGATGGGCCTGACGTTCGCGGGCGATCCGACGCAGGGGCGGACGGTGACCCTGACGGTGACCGCAGCGAGGTACCGGCAGATCGCCTCGGAGCCGGACGAGCGCTGGGTTCGTGAAGAGGTCGCCCCAGACCCGATCGAAATCGACCTGACTGTTCCCGCCAACCGTGATGTCGAGCTTGTTCCGGGTCTGGATCTCAGGATCGTCGTACGTCAGGCGGACGACGAGGTGGTGGCGGTGACCGTTGCCTTGGTGAATTCGGCCGTCGCCGAACCGGGTGACAAGGACGGTGCCTGTTGGTTCCGTCCGTGTATCACCGTGTCCGCGCCGGAGGGTGTGCTCTGCGCCCGTCGTGAAACGGTCGTTGCCGGCCTGGACGACGACGAGGTGAAGGCACAGCACCTGCTGTTCAGCGATGTGAAGTCCTATGCGATCGGCCACGGCTGCGCAGTCGAGTGGGACGACGCTCAGGCAACATCCATCTCGACCACCTTCCTTCCTCGGCACGAACTCCTGCTGAGTGACCCGGGCGGTCTTGATTCCGTCGATCTGAGAATGACGCACCTGGCGGACTCCACGACGTTCGGCGAACTGGAGTCGCTGGTCGAGGACTACAGGCGCTGGATCGATGGCCTGTCCGACGACGACCTGTCGGCCGACGACTCGAACGCCCTCGACCGCCACAAGACAGAGGCCGGCGCGGCCGCCGACCGAATGCTGCGTGGAATCAACCTGCTCCGTACGAACGACGATGTGCGGCAGGCATTCCGATTGATGAACCTGGCGATGGCCCAGCAGCGGAGCCGTCAGGAATTTCATCGAAACGGCGGCATCGGCGATCCGTCGCAGGCGGATGTCGAGAAGGCGGGATGGCGTCCCTTCCAGATCGCCTTCATCCTCGTGAACCTCGAGGGGCTCGCTGTCGCCGACTCAGCCGAACGCGAGCTCGCCGACCTGCTCTGGTTTCCAACCGGTGGTGGAAAGACGGAGGCATACCTCGGCCTCGTCGCGATCTCGATCATGCTTCGCCGCATCCGTGATCCGAAGGCAGCCGGCGTCTCCGTTCTCATGCGGTACACGCTGCGCCTGCTGACGCTCCAGCAGTACCAACGAGCGACCGGACTGATCTGTGCGCTGGAGGATCTGCGCTTGCGTGAGCTCCCGACCACCAAGCCGATCAGCATCGGCCTGTGGGTAGGACAGGCATCGACACCGAACAAGCTCGAGGATGCCAACCGCGCGCTCCGCCGAGCCAACAGACACAACCCGGCCGACGATGTCGAGGACGCGGCGGATCCGGTTCAACTCAGGCAATGTCCCTGGTGCGGAACGGAATTGACGCACAAACAGTACAAAGTGGCCTACGGTCGGATGACCGTGTCCTGCCGCAACACGGGTTGTCGGTTCCACAACGAGCTTCCGGTGTGGATCGTCGACGAGGACGTCTACCGGGAGCGTCCGTCGCTGCTGATCGGCACGGTCGACAAGTTCGCAATGATGCCGTGGAAGCGTGATGTCGGGAATCTGTTCGGCACCGAGGGTTCGACGACCGGCAGTCACGCCGACCCGCCGCCGGACCTGATCGTCCAGGACGAACTCCATCTCATCAGCGGCCCCTTGGGCACCGTGGTCGGTCTGTACGAGACCGCTGTCGATGCGGCGTGCAGTCGTCCGCATCGTCCGAAGGTGGTCGCGTCGACCGCGACCATTCGTCGCGCGACCGACCAGGTGCGGGCGGTGTTCGCCCGCGAGGCGCGCCAGTTCCCGCCGCCTGGGCGTACCTATCGGCACTCCTACTTCGCGGTGGAGGCACCGAAGGAGGTCAAGGGGTCGCGTGAGTACGTGGGAGTCATGGGAGCCGGCACCAGCCACACGACCGTCATGGTTCGTGTCTATGCATCTCTGCTGCAGAGCGCGGCAGCCGTCGGTGCGGATGATGAGACCGCCGACCTGTACTGGACGCTGCTGGGCTACTTCAACAGTCTGCGGGTGCTCGGTGGCGCGTTCATCCAGGTGATCGACGACGTCCCCATGGAGATGCAGGTGATCGCCAACCGTCGTGGCGAGGACAGGCGAGAGCTGGCCGACCCGCGCGAGATGACCTCGCGCAAGAAGTCGAGCGAGATCCCGGAGGAACTGAAGATCCTCGAGAAGCAGCGGGGCGAGGTCGACGCTGCCGACACGGTTCTGGCCACGAACATGATCTCGGTCGGAGTCGACGTCGATCGCCTTGGGCTCATGGCGGTGATGGGGCAACCGCAGACCACCGCGGAGTACATCCAGGCGACGTCTCGCGTCGGGCGCCGCATGCCGGGTCTCGTGGTCACCATGTTCAACGCGGCTCGAAGCCGAGACCTGTCGCACTACGAGAATTTCGCCGGCTACCACCGGATGCTCTATCGGCACGTGGAGGCGACCGGTGCCACGCCCTTTGCTCCACGGGCGAGGGACAGAGCGCTGCACGGGGTTCTCGTTTCGATGGCCCGGCTCACCATCAAAGCTGCGGCGCCGGATCAGGCCGCGGGCAAGATCGAGGACTGGAAACAGGAACTCGAACATTGTGTCGACGAGATCGTGCGTCGGGTCGATGTCGTGAGGTCGGGTTCGTCCTACAGCCCGGATGACGAGTCCCCCGACAAGGTGCGCGACGAACTGGACGAACTCATCGGAAACTGGATGAACGACGCATACAAGATCGACCACTATCCCGGTTGGTTCGACAAACGAGTCGGAGCACTCATCCAGGAGGCCTCCCGGGCGGTCAGCGCCGACGACGACGTGTCGCCGAACTTCCCGGTCACCGAAACTCCATGGCCGACGCTCACCAGCATGCGCGACGTCGACGCCGAATCCACTCTGTTCTTCGTCCGGACGAGAGGTAGGAGCTCCCGTGAGCGCTAA
- a CDS encoding ATP-dependent helicase, with protein sequence MTELDSSQREVAEVEPETRQIVLAGPGAGKSETVGALAANLVATHKLYPEEILVISFSRAAVSVVRRRTEHVVDEGQGVRVRTIDSLAASLVEELSDSPAPFKSYDDTVLQAIALMAAGDDVFGDIRHVIVDEVQDVVGVRAEFVLALLEALPDDAGFTLLGDPLQSLYDFQLTDDHPMTSQQFLDSVRRRRNVAQRDLRGEYRSRTTVAGEMSRLRKELEGLDPSRRRRRVETASADLSPLGELDEDAVETIASWRGRTVLLCDTNARAALAASALARHGVRAEAVAEARDVSHPAWIALALADHQHTRIERSEFMAVAEGAGCPDVDEAWRQMRTVAGAGSGVDIRTFARQLAGLRGRDMFRRVPESPIVVSTVHRAKGLEFDNVVLVDSDDWSNDLGDAERMASMLYVAMSRGRDRVTKVDGIDVGRWRRAAYGDGERPWVKRPFRARGLLGVLMEPRMARAFGATGSGVTETLGAIVTWEETEPLIDEAGNEFPSWVASVDDEPIARTGEHFGRFMARECARGVIPRLNGGRVDGFETALGEPRSEQPGRHGLWVAARISGSVDLEWS encoded by the coding sequence ATGACGGAGTTGGACTCCTCGCAGCGCGAGGTGGCTGAGGTCGAGCCGGAAACGCGGCAGATCGTGCTCGCGGGACCCGGTGCGGGCAAGTCGGAGACCGTCGGTGCACTGGCAGCGAATCTCGTTGCGACACACAAGCTCTACCCGGAGGAGATCCTGGTCATCTCCTTCAGTCGCGCAGCGGTGAGCGTCGTGCGACGACGTACCGAGCACGTCGTCGACGAGGGTCAGGGAGTGCGTGTGCGCACGATCGACTCGCTTGCGGCATCGCTCGTGGAGGAACTGTCCGATTCGCCGGCTCCGTTCAAGAGTTACGACGACACGGTCCTGCAGGCCATCGCGCTCATGGCCGCGGGCGACGATGTGTTCGGCGACATTCGGCACGTGATCGTCGACGAGGTGCAGGATGTCGTCGGTGTACGGGCGGAGTTCGTGCTCGCACTGTTGGAGGCACTGCCGGACGATGCCGGATTCACCTTGCTCGGTGATCCGCTGCAGTCGCTCTACGACTTCCAGCTGACCGATGACCACCCGATGACGAGTCAACAGTTTCTCGATTCGGTCCGTCGCCGCCGGAACGTGGCACAGCGCGACCTTCGTGGTGAATATCGTTCCCGCACAACGGTCGCCGGCGAGATGAGTCGACTCCGCAAGGAGTTGGAGGGTCTCGATCCGTCGCGTAGACGGCGGCGTGTCGAGACCGCCTCAGCTGATCTGTCGCCCCTGGGAGAACTGGACGAGGACGCTGTCGAGACGATCGCCTCGTGGCGTGGCCGGACCGTCCTGCTGTGCGACACCAACGCCCGTGCGGCGCTCGCTGCCTCAGCGCTTGCCCGCCATGGCGTCCGAGCCGAGGCGGTCGCGGAAGCGCGGGATGTGAGCCACCCGGCGTGGATCGCCCTCGCACTGGCCGATCACCAGCACACCCGCATCGAGCGATCCGAGTTCATGGCTGTGGCCGAGGGGGCCGGATGCCCCGACGTGGACGAAGCCTGGCGGCAGATGAGGACGGTGGCAGGGGCCGGCTCAGGCGTGGACATCCGCACCTTCGCGCGGCAACTCGCCGGCCTTCGGGGTCGAGACATGTTCAGGCGAGTGCCGGAGAGCCCCATCGTGGTCTCGACGGTTCACCGGGCGAAGGGCCTGGAGTTCGACAACGTGGTGTTGGTCGATTCCGACGACTGGAGCAACGATCTCGGCGACGCCGAACGCATGGCCTCGATGCTGTACGTGGCAATGTCGAGAGGCCGCGACCGCGTGACCAAGGTCGACGGCATCGACGTGGGCAGATGGCGACGAGCCGCGTACGGCGACGGCGAGCGGCCGTGGGTCAAGCGGCCCTTCCGTGCTCGAGGTCTGCTCGGCGTGCTGATGGAACCGAGGATGGCGCGAGCCTTCGGCGCGACGGGGTCAGGGGTCACCGAGACTCTCGGCGCGATCGTCACCTGGGAGGAGACCGAGCCCTTGATCGACGAGGCAGGAAACGAGTTCCCGAGTTGGGTGGCGTCGGTCGATGATGAGCCGATCGCTCGCACCGGAGAGCACTTCGGGCGCTTCATGGCACGGGAGTGCGCCCGAGGGGTCATCCCACGTCTGAACGGAGGGCGGGTCGACGGCTTCGAGACCGCCCTCGGCGAACCAAGGAGCGAGCAGCCCGGCCGGCACGGCCTTTGGGTCGCAGCTCGCATATCCGGATCCGTCGATCTCGAGTGGAGCTGA
- the drmB gene encoding DUF1998 domain-containing protein — protein sequence MSAKRAGRGRRSSMVSTFGIGSLFPAENESVMICGLDDWPKGPEVLEPRLAESMGVHTFRLPAAGRKAGDVPVVRFPDWAFCPDCRRLDVSWKLARGDSRRCECTGVIAPSRFVACCPRGHIDDFPYFAWVHGRGKQDRDGHSLKLNTEGRSSALADLVVDCSCGKSRSLQGAFDFNALKDVTSCFGRRPWLPEEPKDPVDCDQVPRTLQRGSSNVWFASTRSAISIPSVRSRARDFAERKFRDANPSKSSEDLAGMFLPPPGCSVEDIIEAIDEMLSPSAGRKRRPSDAELRAEEYRALVNGLDEDQEGSHQFLCVETDLTGSDVDEAVAQISRVSRLREVRALAGFSRVTPSAPEDPDTGEAMLSPLSVSKDIDWLPAVEVLGEGVFVRLDEDKLTQWSNTTFARERARRLLEVQERLPATSLARRFEVSQRTIVLHTLAHALVDEFSLTAGYPAASLRERVYDAENQAGILIYTATADSAGSLGGLAALSDPHRFNGILRSAIKRAEWCTSDPVCIESGPTGVDGMNLCACHACLLLPETSCERFNVVLDRACLVGAEGEDGLFSHL from the coding sequence GTGAGCGCTAAGCGTGCAGGACGTGGTCGCCGCAGCAGCATGGTGTCGACCTTCGGGATCGGATCGCTGTTCCCCGCCGAGAACGAGAGCGTGATGATCTGCGGTCTCGACGACTGGCCCAAGGGCCCGGAGGTGCTCGAGCCACGGCTGGCCGAGAGCATGGGTGTCCACACGTTCCGCCTGCCGGCCGCGGGAAGGAAAGCCGGCGATGTTCCGGTCGTCCGGTTCCCGGATTGGGCCTTCTGCCCGGACTGTCGTCGGCTCGACGTCTCATGGAAACTCGCGAGGGGTGACAGCCGACGCTGTGAATGCACCGGTGTCATCGCACCCTCGCGGTTCGTCGCCTGTTGCCCAAGAGGACATATCGACGATTTCCCGTATTTCGCGTGGGTGCACGGGCGGGGTAAACAGGACCGCGACGGTCACTCTCTGAAGCTCAACACCGAAGGACGATCGTCGGCGCTCGCGGACCTCGTCGTCGACTGCTCGTGCGGCAAGTCGCGCTCGCTTCAAGGAGCCTTCGACTTCAATGCACTGAAGGATGTCACTTCGTGCTTCGGAAGGCGGCCTTGGTTGCCGGAAGAACCGAAGGACCCGGTGGACTGTGATCAGGTGCCACGCACCCTTCAACGCGGTTCCTCGAACGTCTGGTTCGCCTCGACCCGCTCCGCGATCTCCATTCCCTCGGTCCGCTCGCGGGCGCGCGATTTCGCCGAACGGAAGTTCCGCGACGCGAATCCGTCGAAGTCGAGCGAGGATCTCGCTGGGATGTTCCTGCCGCCGCCGGGTTGTTCGGTCGAAGACATCATCGAGGCCATCGACGAGATGCTCTCGCCCTCTGCCGGCCGCAAGCGGCGGCCCAGCGATGCAGAACTGCGCGCCGAGGAGTACCGCGCACTGGTCAACGGGCTGGACGAGGATCAGGAGGGAAGTCACCAATTTCTGTGCGTGGAGACCGACCTCACCGGCAGCGATGTGGACGAGGCCGTCGCGCAGATCTCCCGTGTCTCCCGGCTCCGGGAGGTACGTGCCCTGGCCGGATTCTCGCGGGTGACACCGAGCGCTCCCGAGGACCCGGATACCGGAGAGGCCATGCTGTCTCCGCTGAGTGTGTCCAAGGACATCGACTGGCTGCCGGCGGTCGAGGTGCTCGGGGAGGGTGTTTTCGTCCGACTCGACGAGGACAAGCTGACGCAATGGTCGAACACCACGTTCGCACGGGAGCGGGCACGACGACTCCTCGAGGTACAGGAGCGCCTGCCCGCCACCTCGCTGGCCCGGCGCTTCGAGGTGAGCCAACGGACAATTGTTCTGCATACGCTTGCCCACGCCCTCGTCGACGAGTTCTCACTCACCGCTGGTTATCCGGCGGCGTCGCTGCGTGAACGCGTCTACGACGCCGAGAACCAAGCCGGTATTCTCATCTACACCGCGACGGCGGACAGCGCCGGAAGTCTCGGTGGGCTGGCTGCCCTCAGCGACCCCCATCGGTTCAATGGGATTCTTCGTTCGGCGATCAAGCGGGCGGAGTGGTGTACGAGCGACCCGGTCTGCATCGAGTCCGGCCCCACCGGAGTCGACGGCATGAACCTGTGCGCCTGCCACGCGTGCCTGCTGCTTCCCGAAACGAGTTGCGAGCGTTTCAACGTCGTCCTCGATCGCGCCTGCCTCGTCGGCGCTGAAGGCGAGGACGGGCTGTTCTCTCACTTGTGA